A stretch of the Theileria equi strain WA chromosome 1, complete sequence genome encodes the following:
- a CDS encoding hypothetical protein (encoded by transcript BEWA_025110A) has product MMSIADHLKDYKFHLDSWNKVRLSVQMNMKAISIILEKFRLYNVQEVIPYDDDKTMNAILDSYYVPIGAPPSTNGQADKQLLEKSHSVDHGLNTLEPGDLQYEPLSAVDLDISDLRHIDDELHIPTKSPVLASLMINHPGTITLFLQKQSNKIMQLIFEIRAMYDDFKKRHLPKMQSIYDACEVYRNRMICTHVLEDILGPRGL; this is encoded by the coding sequence ATGATGAGTATTGCGGATCATCTTAAGGATTACAAATTCCACCTTGATTCCTGGAACAAGGTTCGACTGTCAGTTCAGATGAATATGAAGGCCATCTCAATCATATTGGAGAAGTTTAGACTCTACAATGTGCAAGAGGTTATTCCATATGATGACGATAAGACAATGAACGcaattttggattcatACTATGTACCTATTGGCGCTCCGCCTAGTACGAATGGACAGGCGGATAAAcaacttttggaaaagtcACATTCAGTCGACCATGGTTTAAACACTTTAGAACCAGGAGATTTGCAGTATGAACCCCTAAGCGCAGTTGATTTGGATATTTCTGATTTGCGCCATATTGATGACGAATTGCATATTCCTACAAAGTCACCTGTATTGGCCTCTTTAATGATTAATCATCCGGGAACAATAACTCTATTTTTGCAGAAACAAAGTAATAAGATTATGCAGCTTATTTTTGAAATCAGAGCTATGTACGATGATTTCAAAAAACGCCACCTACCGAAAATGCAGTCCATCTACGATGCCTGCGAAGTATATAGGAATCGTATGATTTGTACTCATGTGCTAGAAGATATTCTGGGACCAAGAGGTTTGTGA
- a CDS encoding ubiquitin-protein ligase, putative (encoded by transcript BEWA_025100A) — MVENMEGIDTDLYSRQIGTFGFEMMGKIQKLNVLIIGIKASGIEIAKNLALMGVESICVYDNDPVQVKDLGVNFFARESDLGKPSSAACLPHLRDLNRNVTIRSYTGDITEDLILEYDVVVCCDQSFDLLKAVNEKCRANKKNKRVGFISADTFGMVGAIFVDFGPSFTCVDPSGRELKTAIVEGITNAKEGSVHVHIDKVMDFQTGDYVRFSEVEGMVELNSADPVPIKVVSKDSFLVGDTREFSQYTSGGIVTEVRMPKKIDFRSFNDCILDPSKTGLMTMDYSLFGRAEQLHWISMAYRMGGDVLGGCKDLNSRGVSCTVEAIDEKVMGTFVKQAHLRVPPLASFVGGVVAHEVIKFTGKYHPIEQWLYCDFTLPPEFSGDGTGAGSRYADQIAIWGQEVQNKLQNAKIFIVGSGALGCEFMKNFALLGCGTQKEGSITITDNDRIEMSNISRQFLFRSRHIGMSKSKVASDAAVDINPNCKINPLEVRVGEESEDIFDEQFWSSLTIVVNALDNIQARQYVDGRCVWYEKPLIESGTLGTLGNVQVVIPHLTQCYSETQDPPETSIPLCTLKHFPYQVEHTIEWARDVFEGLFTQIPQDLKKICNNEDDIHDIPAERLKLILNLLTLDKAHVKEGLLKISAELFNQYFVNDIQQLLYSFPKDHVTSEGQKFWSPPKRVPSPLTFSLEDKVVSTFIIAASQVFSQMLGLTIEVFPSDLTCLGDLVFPEFAPRVIKLSQDNLNLEIEKVSVDTSLLNTIRSHQKTSLSLVQFEKDDDTNFHVDFIWAAAVLRCRNYSIQECDKMKAKLISGKIIPAIATTTAMIGGLVTLEFIKAIMYKSLKIDHFRNAFCCLATPIFLQSEPLPPNQTKDKDYDPVTGGPVRALPENFTVWNKLVVLIPNGTVKQLIDWIRSRFNIEVIILSAGNLCIYNSFLPAHKASRLTQPITQLVETLGKKPLDPKSSHLVIDASCTDQDDVDVVIPTIKFEFR, encoded by the exons atggTTGAAAATATGGAAGGTATAGATACAGATTTGTATTCTAGACAAATCGGAACCTTTGGGTTTGAAATGATGGGCAAAATCCAAAAGCTCAATGTGCTAATTATCGGCATAAAGGCTTCGGGGATTGAAATAG CAAAAAATTTGGCTCTTATGGGCGTAGAATCGATTTGCGTCTACGACAATGATCCAGTTCAAGTTAAAGATCTTGGAGTAAACTTTTTCGCTCGCGAGTCAGATTTAGGCAAACCGTCAAGCGCTGCTTGCTTACCACACCTTAGAGACTTGAACAGGAATGTTACCATTCGGAGCTACACAGGGGATATCACAGAA GATTTGATACTAGAGTACGATGTTGTAGTTTGCTGCGATCAATCATTTGATCTTCTCAAGGCTGTAAATGAAAAGTGTAGAGCAAACAAAAAGAATAAACGTGTAGGATTTATTTCTGCAGATACTTTTGGTATGGTTGGCGCAATTTTTGTTGATTTTGGACCAAGTTTCACATGTGTTGACCCAAGTGGTAGAGAATTAAAAACAGCAATAGTAGAAGGTATTACAAACGCAAAGGAGGGTTCTGTTCATGTACATATTGATAAAGTTATGGATTTTCAAACAGGAGATTACGTTAGATTCTCCGAAGTTGAGGGAATGGTTGAATTGAACAGTGCCGACCCTGTTCCTATCAAGGTTGTTTCCAAGGATTCTTTCCTTGTTGGGGATACCAGAGAATTCTCACAATATACAAGCGGCGGTATTGTAACTGAAGTGAGGATGCCAAAGAAGATTGATTTTCGTTCTTTCAACGACTGTATTTTAGATCCATCAAAGACCGGTTTGATGACAATGGACTATAGTCTGTTCGGTCGAGCTGAGCAGTTGCACTGGATTTCCATGGCCTATAGAATGGGTGGAGATGTACTTGGGGGCTGCAAGGATTTGAACTCAAGAGGGGTATCCTGCACTGTAGAGGctattgatgaaaaagttATGGGTACTTTTGTCAAGCAGGCGCATTTGAGAGTACCTCCACTGGCTTCGTTTGTTGGAGGGGTTGTAGCTCATGAGGTGATAAAGTTCACTGGAAAGTACCATCCAATTGAACAGTGGTTATATTGTGACTTTACGCTTCCACCAGAATTTTCTGGTGATGGCACAGGAGCTGGTTCCAGGTATGCAGATCAAATTGCAATTTGGGGACAAGAAGTACAAAATAAACTTCaaaatgcaaaaatattcattGTAGGTTCAGGGGCACTGGGTTGTGAATTCATGAAAAACTTTGCACTGCTTGGTTGTGGAACCCAAAAGGAAGGATCGATTACGATTACTGATAATGATCGCATTGAAATGTCTAATATAAGCAGACAGTTCCTCTTTCGATCTAGGCATATTGGAATGTCAAAGTCCAAAGTTGCATCAGATGCTGCTGTTGatataaatccaaattGTAAAATAAATCCATTGGAAGTACGCGTTGGTGAAGAATCCGAGGATATCTTTGATGAGCAGTTTTGGTCTTCTCTGACTATTGTAGTTAATGCTTTGGATAATATACAAGCTCGTCAGTATGTTGATGGAAGATGTGTGTGGTATGAGAAACCATTGATAGAGTCTGGTACTCTTGGAACATTGGGAAACGTTCAAGTTGTAATTCCGCATCTAACTCAATGTTATAGCGAAACTCAAGATCCTCCAGAGACTTCCATTCCACTTTGTACTCTCAAACATTTCCCGTATCAGGTCGAACACACAATAGAATGGGCACGTGATGTGTTTGAAGGATTGTTCACACAAATCCCACAGGACTTGAAAAAGATTTGCAACAATGAAGATGACATTCATGATATACCGGCTGAGCGTTTGAAGCTGATCCTTAATTTACTAACACTTGACAAAGCACATGTAAAGGAAGGATTGTTAAAGATTTCCGCAGAGTTATTCAATCAGTACTTTGTGAATGACATTCAGCAACTTTTGTATTCATTTCCAAAAGATCATGTAACATCTGAGGgtcaaaagttttggagCCCTCCAAAAAGAGTACCTTCACCATTGACTTTTAGTCTTGAAGATAAGGTGGTTTCCACCTTTATTATAGCAGCATCACAAGTGTTTTCGCAAATGCTG GGATTAACCATTGAGGTGTTCCCCTCCGATTTGACATGTCTCGGGGATCTTGTTTTCCCGGAATTTGCTCCTCGAGTGATAAAGTTGTCACAAGATAACTTAAACCTGGAGATTGAAAAGGTTTCTGTGGACACATCTCTTTTGAATACCATAAGATCTCATCAAAAAACATCACTCTCACTTGTCcaatttgaaaaggatgatgatACAAACTTCCATGTAGATTTTATTTGGGCTGCCGCAGTTCTTCGGTGTAGAAACTACTCAATCCAGGAATGTGATAAGATGAAGGCTAAGCTAATTTCTGGCAAAATCATTCCAGCGATTGCTACAACTACTGCAATGATTGGCGGTTTGGTAACTCTGGAGTTTATAAAAGCCATCATGTACAAATCACTAAAGATTGACCACTTTAGGAATGCATTTTGTTGCCTTGCAACACCAATATTTTTGCAATCTGAGCCACTTCCACCTAACCAAACAAAGGACAAGGATTATGATCCTGTGACTGGCGGTCCTGTTAGGGCGCTTCCTGAGAACTTTACAGTGTGGAATAAACTCGTTGTTCTCATTCCAAATGGAACAGTAAAGCAGTTGATTGACTGGATAAGAAGTAGGTTCAATATAGAAGTGATTATACTTTCTGCTGGAAACTTGTGCATATACAATTCGTTTTTGCCTGCACACAAAGCGAGCAGATTAACGCAGCCGATAACACAG CTTGTTGAGACCCTGGGCAAGAAACCTTTGGACCCCAAATCTTCACACTTGGTAATTGATGCAAGCTGCACAGATCAGGATGATGTCGATGTAGTAATTCCAACCATCAAGTTTGAATTTAGATGA
- a CDS encoding hypothetical protein (encoded by transcript BEWA_025120A) — MTADSSSNSTEKSGENCKHLKELYDQCFNRWFKNDFLKGNFTDKCNIKLKDYRACLKEYFSKNGNHKIVEIIKRFD, encoded by the exons ATGACCGCTGATTCTTCCAGCAATTCCACTGAGAAAAGT GGAGAAAACTGCAAACACCTTAAAGAGCTTTACGATCAATGCTTTAATCGGTGGTTTAAGAACGACTTCCTCAAGGGAAACTTTACAGACAAGTGTAATATAAAACTTAAAGACTACAGGGCGTGTTTAAAG GAATATTTCtctaaaaatggaaatcACAAGATAGTTGAGATTATAAAGAGGTTTGATTGA